The Haloplanus sp. CK5-1 genome segment GTCCGACCGGTGGGGAGGAGAACGCCGAGGTGGTCGCCGGGACGGACCCCGAGCGTGGCCAGTCGGCCAGCCGTCCGCTCGACCCCGGCGTCCAGGTCCGCGACCGTCAGTCGCTCGTCCCGGTCGGCGTCGATCAGCGCCGTCGCCCCCGGAGTCACGTCTACCCGGTGTGTGAGCGGGTCGTTCATGCGTGTTCGACGAGTTCGACGAGGACGCCGCCGGTCGAGTCGGGGTGGAGGAAGGCGACGTCGTGGCCCCACGCACCCGGTCGGGGACTGTCGTCGACGGTCTCGACGCCGGCGGCGCGGGCGGCGTCGAGAGCCGACTCGACGTCGTCCGTCGCGAGCGCGACGTGGTGGAGTCCGGGTCCCCGACCGTCGAGGTAGCGGGCGATCGGTCCCTCGTCGGTTCGGGGTTCGAGCAGTTCGAGGTAGCCGTCGCCCACGTCGAGGAATGTCACGTCGAGTCCGTCGAACGTCTCCCGGTGGGCGACCGGCGTATCGAAGAGGGATCCGAACAGATCGGCCAGGGCGTCGCCGTCGCGCGTCGCGACGCCGACGTGATCGAAGCGCATACCGATACCACCGACCCGCGCGGACATATAGATTGGTGGGCGTTACGAGTCGTCGACGGCGAACGGCGAATCGTCGCGGTGGACGTAGTCGACCCGTCGGGCGCGGTCGGCGAGCTGGGTGAAGTAGTCGAGCGCGATGTTGGTGATCTCCCCGTCGGCCGCGAGTTTGAACCGGCCGTCGATGAAGCCGAGGTGTTCGGCCTTCTCGCCCAGCGGGTCGATCTTCAGCACCCACTCGGGACCGTTCGCGTTCAGCCAGTTCGCGATCTC includes the following:
- the mce gene encoding methylmalonyl-CoA epimerase, which produces MRFDHVGVATRDGDALADLFGSLFDTPVAHRETFDGLDVTFLDVGDGYLELLEPRTDEGPIARYLDGRGPGLHHVALATDDVESALDAARAAGVETVDDSPRPGAWGHDVAFLHPDSTGGVLVELVEHA